From a single Pyxicephalus adspersus chromosome 11, UCB_Pads_2.0, whole genome shotgun sequence genomic region:
- the LOC140341354 gene encoding uncharacterized protein, translating into MGKIFAFMILSVLVTTGYTTQCDTCWSIGSTKCCTKDEITCEGSKCMTMSEYCSVGDLRLNTVKKTCGIEQLCGACLSITTACNFQTRVSTECGSGNYSNENLNFKKLCPDPLPPNNLKCPSCYKNGTTDVCESNEEVLCGGAETECLEYRGILELSNTLILPLSLKACITQGGCDNGFAAIPGAKEHQRVLMKCTPAIPV; encoded by the exons ATGGGTAAAATCTTTGCCTTTATGATCTTGAGCGTTTTGGTTACTACAG gataCACGACCCAATGTGACACATGTTGGTCTATTGGCTCTACTAAATGCTGCACAAAAGATGAGATTACCTGCGAAGGATCCAAGTGCATGACAATGTCAGAATATTGCAGTGTTG GTGATCTACGtttaaatacagtgaaaaaaacatgTGGAATCGAGCAACTATGTGGTGCTTGCCTCTCTATAACAACGGCCTGCAACTTCCAAACCCGTGTTAGCACTGAATGTGGAAGTGGAAACTACAGTAATGAAAATCTAAACTTTAAAA aactCTGTCCTGATCCATTGCCACCAAATAATCTCAAGTGCCCAAGTTGCTATAAGAACGGAACTACTGATGTCTGTGAAAGCAACGAGGAGGTGCTCTGCGGTGGGGCTGAAACTGAGTGTTTGGAATACAGAGGAATTCTTGAGCTGTCCA ATACTCTTATATTACCATTATCATTGAAAGCCTGCATTACACAAGGAGGTTGTGATAACGGATTTGCAGCTATTCCTGGAGCAAAGGAACATCAGCGGGTCTTGATGAAGTGTACCCCTGCCATTCCAGTTTAG